From the genome of Nakamurella flavida, one region includes:
- a CDS encoding L-ribulose-5-phosphate 4-epimerase — protein MIDAEIRSTIATLQREVSELHRELPRNELIIWTAGNVSARVPGRELLVIKPSGVSYDDLTPESMVVTDFEGRLVEGERSPSSDTAAHAYVYKHMDHVGGVVHTHSRYATAWASIGEPIPCVLTMIADEFGGDIPVGPFALIGDDSIGRGIVETLTGSRSRAVLMRSHGPFTIGRDAKDAVKAAVMCEDVARTVFLARQLGTPLPIAQDDIDSLYARYQNVYGQA, from the coding sequence GTGATCGACGCCGAGATCCGGTCCACCATCGCGACCCTGCAGCGTGAGGTATCCGAGCTGCACCGCGAGCTGCCCCGCAACGAGTTGATCATCTGGACGGCCGGGAACGTCTCCGCCCGGGTGCCCGGCCGCGAGCTGCTCGTCATCAAGCCGTCGGGGGTCTCCTACGACGACCTGACCCCGGAGTCGATGGTGGTCACCGACTTCGAGGGCCGGCTGGTCGAAGGGGAGCGGTCGCCGTCCTCGGACACCGCCGCGCACGCCTACGTCTACAAGCACATGGACCACGTCGGCGGCGTCGTGCACACGCACTCCCGGTACGCCACGGCGTGGGCCAGCATCGGCGAGCCCATCCCGTGCGTGCTGACGATGATCGCGGACGAGTTCGGCGGGGACATCCCCGTCGGTCCGTTCGCCCTGATCGGCGACGACTCCATCGGTCGGGGCATCGTGGAGACGCTGACCGGCAGTCGCTCGCGGGCCGTGCTCATGCGCAGCCACGGCCCGTTCACCATCGGTCGCGACGCCAAGGACGCGGTGAAGGCCGCGGTCATGTGCGAGGACGTGGCCCGCACGGTGTTCCTCGCCCGTCAGCTCGGCACTCCGCTCCCCATCGCGCAGGACGACATCGACTCGCTCTACGCCCGCTACCAGAACGTCTACGGACAGGCCTGA